The Cryptococcus decagattii chromosome 1, complete sequence genome includes a region encoding these proteins:
- a CDS encoding pre-mRNA-splicing factor CWC25 has translation MGGGDLNMKKSWHPVLLVNQERVWKAEKIANEEKKMLAQLRKEREEERQLEELHRLQEASTGKKRVEKLDWMYAAPGTEGGALGGARIGEREMEEYLLGKKRVDEVLGQGDKNIGAASREFIALQNANTARDTAAKIREDPLLAIKKQEQAALVALMNRPDIRKQLRAAKKAKETKEREGETKEERKARKRVEKEERRKSKHRYRDSRSPPSDYYDDRDHRRHRDSYDSRDRDGRRTYRDRTDRSRTRSESPKRGKGEKDYSSRDRDYRKRDDSRRRSLDQSPRKGGGNRWAHGSDGYRGDDHRDDRFRERQRDNHIPPPRYPPRDLPAPYVRPPSPPRSSVAAPANHNTNTLDDQRAARMAAMSASADELYSSRSKSLAARAEEERRERENDEKMRQKYGKEQASANFFSQQSQLGLGEALQRRGGKGLLKDI, from the exons ATGGGTGGTGGCGATCTTAACAT GAAAAAATCCTGGCACCCAGTGCTCTTAGTCAATCAGGAGCGCGTGTGGAAAGCCGAAAAAATTGCcaatgaagaaaagaagatgctTGCGCAGCTGCGCAAAGAGCGTGAAGAGGAGCGACAACTTGAAGAACTACATCGTCTCCAAGAAGCTTCAActggcaagaagagggttgAGAAGCTCGATTGGATGTATGCTGCTCCAGGCACAGAGGGCGGAGCCCTTGGTGGAGCTAGAATTGGtgagagagagatggaggaatACTTGTTGGGGAAAAAGAGAGTTGATGAAGTGCTGGGACAGGGTGACAAGAAT ATTGGAGCAGCTAGCAGAGAATTCATAGCTCTTCAGAATGCCAACACGGCGCGAGACACGGCGGCGAAAATCAGGGAAGATCCTTTGCTTGCCATCAAAAAACAGGAACAAGCTGCTCTGGTAGCCCTGATGAACCGGCCTGATATCAGGAAGCAACTCAGGGCAGCCaaaaaggccaaggaaacaaaGGAACGGGAAGGAGAAACTAAAGAAGAGCGAAAAGCCAGGAAAAGagttgagaaggag GAGCGACGGAAATCCAAACATCGATACCGCGACTCCCGTTCACCCCCTTCCGATTATTATGATGATCGTGATCATAGACGTCATCGTGACTCTTACGATTCTCGAGACCGAGATGGTCGACGGACTTATCGAGACCGCACAGACCGCTCGCGGACTCGGTCTGAGTCACCCAAAAGgggaaaaggggaaaaaGACTACTCTAGTAGGGATAGAGATTATCGAAAAAGAGATGACTCAAGGAGGAGGTCTCTCGATCAGAGTCCTAGAAAGGGTGGAGGAAATCGGTGGGCACATGGATCCGATGGTTACAGGGGAGATGATCATCGTGATGACCGTTTCCGCGAGCGACAGCGGGATAACCacattcctcctccccgGTATCCCCCTCGCGATCTTCCAGCTCCTTATGTTCGGCCACCATCGCCACCTCGATCTTCTGTAGCTGCCCCTGCAAATCATAACACCAATACTCTCGATGATCAGCGCGCTGCTCGAATGGCTGCTATGTCTGCCTCTGCTGACGAACTGTATTCCAGCCGATCCAAGTCGCTTGCTGCTCGTGCTGAGGAGGAGCGCCGAGAGCGGGAGAATGATGAAAAAATGAGGCAAAAGTATGGCAAGGAACAAGCTAGTGCAAACTTCTTTAGTCAACAAAGCCAGTTGGGTTTGGGTGAAGCCCTgcagagaagaggaggcaaGGGATTGTTAAAGGACATCTAG